The Cellulomonas fulva genome includes a window with the following:
- the rplL gene encoding 50S ribosomal protein L7/L12 codes for MAKLSTEELIEQFKGLTLIELSEFVKAFEEVFEVTAAAPVAVAAAPAAGGGAGEAAAEEEKDSFDVVLEAAGDKKIQVIKEVRALTSLGLKEAKDLVDEAPKAVLEGANKETAEKAKAQLEGAGATVSLK; via the coding sequence ATGGCGAAGCTCAGCACCGAGGAGCTCATCGAGCAGTTCAAGGGTCTGACCCTCATCGAGCTCTCCGAGTTCGTGAAGGCCTTCGAGGAGGTCTTCGAGGTCACCGCCGCTGCCCCCGTCGCGGTCGCCGCCGCTCCCGCCGCCGGTGGTGGCGCGGGCGAGGCCGCTGCCGAGGAGGAGAAGGACTCGTTCGACGTCGTCCTCGAGGCCGCCGGCGACAAGAAGATCCAGGTCATCAAGGAGGTGCGCGCGCTCACGTCGCTAGGCCTCAAGGAGGCCAAGGACCTCGTGGACGAGGCCCCCAAGGCCGTCCTCGAGGGCGCGAACAAGGAGACCGCCGAGAAGGCCAAGGCGCAGCTCGAGGGCGCCGGCGCGACCGTCTCGCTCAAGTGA